A window from Symbiopectobacterium purcellii encodes these proteins:
- a CDS encoding YgdI/YgdR family lipoprotein, producing MTIRHKAIALCFFALLVSGCSSNYVIATKEGQMLLTKNKPALDKDTGLLSYLDEDGQWRQINNEIVSQIVQR from the coding sequence ATGACGATTCGACACAAAGCCATCGCGTTATGCTTTTTTGCCTTGTTGGTGAGTGGGTGTAGCAGCAACTATGTGATTGCGACCAAAGAGGGGCAGATGCTGCTGACAAAAAACAAGCCGGCGTTGGATAAAGATACCGGCCTGCTCAGTTATCTTGATGAAGATGGGCAGTGGCGACAGATCAATAATGAAATTGTCTCCCAGATTGTTCAGCGTTAA
- a CDS encoding NADP(H)-dependent aldo-keto reductase, with product MLYHRIPHSALEVSVLSLGTMTFGEQNSEAEAHAQLDRAVAAGVNLIDTAEMYPVPPRPETQGLTERYIGSWLASRGGREKLILASKVAGPSRGSDVGIRPQQVLDRKNIRAALDASLTRLNTDYLDLYQVHWPQRQTNCFGKLNYQYTDDKATVTLLETLEALEEQVRAGKIRYIGVSNETPWGVMRYLQLAEKHNLPRIVSIQNPYSLLNRSFEVGLAEISQHEGVELLAYSPLAFGTLTGKYLNGAQPAGARNTLFSRFVRYSAPHTQQAIAEYVALAQRHGLDPAQMALAFVRQQPFVASTILGATTLEQLDTNLASLDVQLNPELLTELEEIHRRFTIPAP from the coding sequence ATGCTCTATCACCGTATTCCCCATAGTGCTTTAGAAGTCAGCGTGCTCAGTCTGGGCACCATGACGTTTGGTGAACAAAACAGTGAAGCGGAGGCGCACGCGCAGCTCGATCGCGCAGTGGCAGCCGGCGTTAACCTGATTGACACCGCAGAAATGTACCCTGTGCCACCGCGACCAGAAACACAGGGTCTCACGGAACGCTATATTGGCTCATGGTTGGCCTCGCGTGGCGGCAGAGAAAAACTGATTTTGGCAAGTAAAGTCGCCGGCCCAAGCCGTGGCAGCGACGTTGGTATTCGTCCGCAGCAGGTATTGGATCGTAAAAACATCCGTGCCGCGCTGGACGCCAGCCTCACGCGCCTCAACACAGACTACCTCGATCTTTATCAAGTGCACTGGCCGCAGCGACAGACGAACTGCTTTGGCAAACTGAACTATCAATACACCGATGACAAAGCGACGGTAACACTGCTGGAAACGCTGGAAGCCCTCGAAGAGCAGGTGCGTGCTGGCAAAATCCGCTATATCGGGGTCTCGAATGAAACACCCTGGGGTGTGATGCGCTATCTGCAACTGGCTGAAAAACACAACCTGCCGCGCATCGTCTCCATCCAGAACCCGTACAGCCTGCTTAACCGCAGTTTCGAAGTAGGTTTGGCTGAAATCAGCCAGCACGAAGGGGTGGAATTGTTGGCCTATTCGCCTCTCGCTTTTGGTACGTTAACCGGGAAATATTTGAATGGCGCTCAGCCAGCCGGAGCGCGCAACACATTGTTCAGCCGCTTTGTGCGTTATAGCGCACCACACACCCAGCAAGCCATTGCCGAGTATGTAGCCCTTGCGCAGCGTCACGGGCTGGATCCGGCGCAAATGGCATTGGCGTTCGTGCGTCAGCAACCGTTTGTCGCCAGTACTATCCTGGGTGCAACCACACTTGAACAACTCGACACCAACCTTGCCAGCCTCGATGTGCAATTAAATCCTGAATTGTTGACTGAGTTGGAAGAGATTCATCGCCGTTTTACCATCCCGGCACCGTGA
- a CDS encoding SDR family oxidoreductase, with amino-acid sequence MQHDQLHYSMPPYPQQRQPEPGLAGKMSPRPDHGETSYQGSGRLAGSKALITGGDSGIGRAVAIAFAREGADVVINYLPDEQQDADEVIALIRDAGQKGYGIAGDLRDEAFCQLLIEEAHRCLGGLDILINNAGKQQFVESILDLSTEQFDATFKTNVYAMFWLSKYALNVMEPGASIITTASVQAYAPSAGLLDYAQTKACNVAFTKALAKQLGPKGIRVNAVAPGPYWTPLQVCGGQPQESLPHFGADSPLGRAGQPAEIAPLYVTLASKACSYTSGQVWCSDGGTGTL; translated from the coding sequence ATGCAGCACGACCAACTTCATTATTCCATGCCACCCTATCCGCAACAACGCCAGCCTGAGCCCGGTCTGGCGGGAAAAATGTCGCCTCGACCCGATCATGGTGAAACCAGTTACCAGGGGAGCGGTCGCCTGGCGGGGAGCAAAGCGCTGATTACCGGGGGGGACTCCGGTATCGGCAGAGCGGTTGCTATTGCTTTTGCCCGCGAAGGTGCCGATGTCGTGATTAATTATCTTCCCGATGAACAGCAAGATGCCGATGAAGTGATTGCACTTATTCGAGATGCGGGTCAGAAAGGCTACGGTATTGCCGGCGATCTGCGCGATGAGGCGTTCTGTCAGTTACTGATTGAGGAGGCCCATCGTTGCCTGGGGGGGTTGGATATTCTGATCAATAATGCCGGAAAACAACAGTTCGTTGAATCCATCCTCGATCTCTCGACTGAGCAGTTTGATGCCACGTTTAAAACCAATGTATATGCCATGTTTTGGCTCTCGAAATATGCGCTCAATGTCATGGAACCGGGCGCATCAATTATCACTACCGCATCGGTACAAGCGTATGCGCCTTCTGCTGGGCTGCTTGATTATGCACAGACTAAAGCCTGTAACGTGGCGTTCACCAAGGCGTTGGCCAAACAGTTAGGGCCCAAAGGCATTCGTGTTAATGCCGTTGCCCCCGGTCCCTATTGGACACCACTGCAAGTTTGCGGCGGCCAACCTCAAGAGTCGCTGCCTCACTTTGGTGCGGACAGCCCACTGGGAAGGGCTGGACAGCCGGCAGAGATCGCTCCGCTTTACGTTACTCTGGCGTCGAAAGCCTGTAGCTACACGTCGGGGCAAGTATGGTGTTCGGACGGTGGCACCGGGACACTTTAG
- the katE gene encoding catalase HPII — translation MKEDTHHESGNHKKSEPDKTVSSHRHAEIGQEASLKLSGSTHPPGAAPMSPGIEKSPEISNDKLRQLEKSKDVPAGEALTTNQGIKIADNQNSLSVGERGAILLEDFMLREKITHFDHERIPERVVHARGAAVHGFFQVYKPLTHLTKAGFLQQPDIETPVFVRFSTVQGSRGSADTVRDIRGWATKFYTHEGNFDLVGNNTPVFFIQDAIKFPDLVHAVKPEPHNEIPQGQSAHDTFWDFVSLQPETLHNVMWAMSDRGIPRSYRMMEGFGIHTFKMINAEGQCHFVRFHWKPLYGVASLLWDEAQLITGRDPDFHRRELWEAIEAGDYPEYELGLQIIPMQDEHRFDFDILEPTKLIPESLVPVQRVGKMTLNRNPDNYFCETEQVAFCPANLVPGLDFSDDPLLQGRPFSYLDTQISRLGGPNFHEIPINKPLCPFHNHQRDGQHRMSVSGAANYEPNSIDNNWPRETPPGAREGGGSTFKQPVNGEKIRQRSGSFSDHYSQPRLFWLSQTDYEQAHIVDGFSFELGKVQRPWIRKRVVDQLCYIDKDLAKRVAQQVGISISPAQLAYPLPNPVNGLTVEPSLSIYGENAREVAVDYRIKSRQVALLVADGVCGEAVIRMIRRLEQQGVHAKILAPSVGEITTLQGLNLEVNDSFEGNTSVLFDAAIVPTGKESVATLMQNGAAKYFLIQSFKHLKGIGLQGEASALYSALSLPAPDEGVIVNNTPQHLVDELTAVMKQHRVWSREKVAATIAG, via the coding sequence ATGAAAGAGGATACGCATCATGAGTCGGGAAATCATAAAAAAAGTGAACCTGATAAGACTGTGTCATCGCACCGTCATGCTGAGATTGGGCAAGAAGCGTCTTTGAAACTCTCTGGAAGCACCCATCCACCGGGTGCTGCGCCCATGTCCCCTGGAATTGAAAAATCGCCTGAAATTAGCAATGACAAATTGCGCCAGTTAGAAAAATCAAAAGACGTCCCAGCGGGTGAAGCGTTAACCACCAACCAGGGGATCAAAATTGCGGACAACCAAAACTCACTGAGCGTGGGGGAAAGAGGTGCAATCCTGCTCGAAGATTTTATGCTGCGAGAAAAAATTACGCACTTCGATCATGAGCGGATTCCTGAACGAGTGGTGCATGCGCGGGGGGCGGCGGTGCACGGTTTTTTTCAGGTTTATAAGCCGCTGACACATTTGACCAAGGCAGGGTTTTTGCAACAGCCTGATATTGAAACGCCTGTGTTTGTGCGTTTTTCCACGGTTCAGGGATCGCGAGGATCGGCCGATACGGTCAGGGACATTCGTGGTTGGGCAACGAAATTTTATACCCATGAGGGCAACTTTGATTTGGTCGGCAATAACACGCCTGTGTTCTTCATTCAGGATGCTATCAAGTTTCCCGATCTGGTCCACGCGGTAAAGCCTGAGCCACATAATGAGATCCCACAAGGTCAAAGTGCGCACGATACTTTCTGGGATTTTGTCTCGCTCCAACCCGAGACGTTGCACAATGTGATGTGGGCGATGTCAGATCGCGGGATCCCTCGCAGTTACCGCATGATGGAGGGATTTGGGATCCACACATTCAAGATGATTAATGCTGAAGGGCAATGCCACTTTGTGCGTTTTCATTGGAAACCGCTCTATGGCGTTGCCTCCTTGTTGTGGGATGAGGCACAGCTGATTACAGGCCGGGACCCTGATTTCCATCGGCGCGAGTTATGGGAAGCGATTGAGGCAGGGGATTACCCTGAATATGAACTGGGTTTACAAATCATTCCTATGCAGGATGAGCATCGCTTTGATTTTGACATTCTCGAGCCCACTAAACTGATACCGGAATCACTCGTTCCCGTGCAGCGGGTCGGGAAAATGACGCTTAACCGCAATCCGGACAACTATTTCTGCGAGACCGAACAGGTCGCATTTTGCCCGGCAAACCTGGTTCCCGGATTGGATTTTTCTGACGATCCCTTGCTACAGGGTCGGCCGTTTTCCTATTTGGATACGCAAATCAGCCGGTTGGGTGGCCCTAATTTCCATGAAATCCCCATCAACAAACCACTTTGTCCATTCCACAATCACCAACGCGACGGCCAGCACAGAATGAGCGTTTCTGGTGCCGCCAATTATGAACCTAACTCTATTGATAATAATTGGCCAAGAGAAACACCGCCCGGCGCGCGTGAGGGCGGCGGTTCCACCTTCAAACAGCCAGTAAACGGTGAAAAAATCCGCCAGAGAAGCGGCTCTTTTTCTGACCATTACTCGCAGCCGCGCCTGTTTTGGTTGAGCCAAACGGACTATGAGCAGGCCCATATTGTCGATGGATTCAGCTTTGAACTGGGCAAAGTTCAGCGACCGTGGATCCGCAAACGCGTTGTTGATCAACTGTGCTACATCGATAAAGATCTGGCAAAACGGGTTGCGCAGCAAGTGGGCATCTCGATCTCACCCGCACAGCTTGCCTATCCGCTCCCTAATCCTGTCAATGGGCTAACGGTAGAACCCTCGCTCAGTATTTATGGCGAAAATGCGCGTGAGGTTGCTGTGGACTATCGCATCAAATCGCGTCAGGTGGCTCTGTTGGTGGCTGACGGCGTCTGTGGAGAGGCTGTTATCCGCATGATCCGTCGCCTTGAGCAACAAGGGGTCCACGCTAAAATATTGGCCCCCAGCGTTGGGGAAATTACCACGTTGCAAGGTCTTAACCTTGAAGTGAATGATTCGTTTGAGGGGAATACCTCAGTGCTGTTCGACGCAGCGATTGTTCCAACCGGAAAAGAGTCTGTAGCAACGTTGATGCAAAACGGTGCTGCCAAATATTTTCTTATACAGAGCTTCAAACACCTCAAAGGGATTGGCCTGCAAGGTGAAGCGTCAGCGCTTTATTCCGCATTGTCTCTGCCTGCTCCCGATGAAGGCGTTATCGTCAATAACACTCCACAACACCTGGTGGATGAACTTACCGCCGTTATGAAACAACACCGAGTGTGGTCGCGGGAGAAAGTCGCCGCGACGATTGCTGGTTAA